Proteins encoded within one genomic window of Leptospira stimsonii:
- a CDS encoding alginate export family protein has protein sequence MTKIITGVFFICTLTFGLFSQDTKKTKSSESAPILNLDPPSDVKYEEQPNDGKGIPEIQQELAKEEPYKSPYKGKLPGEFMKSMLLSPEHQDAVRKVDRLWLGDIFRVGFQVRPRFDYSHNADFDKRTQDDRNYATQNSQVSFIIDPSPYVAAKVTIQDVRVFGGEQSRKDGQLGYLGLSNSAGVELSSAPTATNSVSVKNNTDLREGFIQLKNFAEGFEVYIGRQIFGFGDNRYIGGRNDGQTGNSFDGARVKYNSKYFNSEAFTSIIAEDSNAGSGNNTANGVKRGTVNDTYLSGLYNTLKFEDFLVDFYYFNIDKKWEQGPTPTSSLDRTRQRDDLNTVGFRLTNRTDSNRLPKTKSWDWTLEGSWQYGFNGQRVNAGWDPLKQTVDGKTNSARIYTENVQYDTKYFIAQTGYTFFDRFRVGIQYSFASGDPNRTDNKVATYDASFATRSGGFPYFDSGNGIVNATFWSNTRTKSIHLMYNSANYGRFIFVAYDVQKASVNDAWYSSGGSPNTGLTTENSTGSAFGGYKLGERGGKRLFYEFDVIYQYYLKDYVSIWTGGSYLLAGDSVRNARVNPWAANVNDRYTLDGKSYSFFLFVQFAM, from the coding sequence ATGACTAAAATAATTACGGGAGTTTTTTTCATTTGTACTCTTACATTTGGCCTATTCTCTCAAGATACAAAAAAAACTAAATCTTCAGAATCCGCTCCGATTCTAAATTTGGATCCTCCGTCGGACGTGAAATACGAAGAACAACCGAACGACGGGAAAGGAATTCCTGAAATTCAACAAGAGCTCGCAAAAGAAGAACCGTACAAGAGCCCTTACAAGGGTAAACTACCCGGAGAATTTATGAAATCGATGCTCCTTTCTCCGGAACACCAGGACGCGGTTCGTAAGGTCGATCGTCTCTGGCTCGGCGATATCTTTCGCGTCGGCTTTCAGGTTCGTCCTCGTTTTGATTACAGCCACAACGCGGATTTTGATAAGCGAACTCAGGACGATCGTAATTATGCGACTCAGAATTCTCAGGTTTCGTTTATCATCGATCCGAGCCCTTACGTCGCGGCGAAGGTGACGATCCAAGACGTTCGCGTTTTCGGGGGAGAACAATCGCGTAAAGACGGACAGTTAGGTTATCTCGGTCTTTCGAACTCAGCCGGCGTGGAACTGAGCTCCGCTCCCACCGCAACCAACTCCGTAAGCGTTAAAAACAACACGGACCTCAGAGAAGGATTCATTCAACTGAAAAACTTTGCGGAAGGGTTCGAAGTTTACATCGGACGACAGATCTTCGGCTTCGGTGACAACAGATATATAGGAGGCAGAAACGACGGTCAAACGGGTAATTCCTTCGACGGCGCGAGGGTAAAATACAACTCCAAATATTTCAACTCGGAAGCATTTACCTCCATCATCGCGGAAGACTCGAACGCGGGAAGCGGTAACAATACGGCGAACGGCGTCAAAAGAGGAACCGTCAATGATACGTATCTTTCCGGTTTATACAACACTCTAAAGTTTGAAGACTTTCTAGTGGATTTCTACTACTTCAATATCGATAAAAAATGGGAACAAGGTCCCACTCCTACTTCCAGTTTGGATAGAACTAGACAAAGAGACGATTTGAATACGGTCGGATTTCGTTTAACAAACAGAACCGATAGCAACCGATTACCGAAAACAAAATCTTGGGATTGGACTTTGGAAGGTTCGTGGCAATACGGCTTCAACGGACAAAGAGTGAATGCAGGTTGGGATCCACTCAAACAAACCGTCGACGGTAAAACGAATTCTGCGAGAATTTATACCGAAAACGTTCAATACGACACAAAGTATTTTATCGCTCAGACCGGTTATACTTTTTTTGATCGTTTCCGAGTCGGGATTCAATATTCGTTCGCCTCCGGAGATCCAAACAGAACGGACAATAAGGTTGCGACCTATGACGCGTCCTTTGCGACAAGATCCGGCGGTTTCCCCTACTTCGATTCCGGAAACGGGATCGTAAACGCGACCTTCTGGTCGAACACCCGAACCAAATCGATTCACTTGATGTATAACTCCGCGAACTACGGAAGATTTATCTTCGTCGCCTACGACGTTCAAAAAGCGTCCGTAAACGACGCGTGGTATTCTTCCGGAGGATCGCCTAACACGGGACTTACGACGGAAAACTCTACGGGTTCGGCGTTCGGCGGTTATAAACTGGGAGAAAGAGGTGGCAAACGCCTTTTCTACGAGTTCGACGTTATCTATCAGTATTATCTCAAAGATTACGTCTCAATCTGGACAGGAGGTTCTTATCTTCTGGCGGGCGATTCGGTTCGAAACGCAAGAGTGAACCCATGGGCGGCGAACGTAAACGATCGATACACTCTGGACGGAAAGTCATACAGCTTCTTTCTTTTTGTCCAATTCGCAATGTAA